A single genomic interval of Argopecten irradians isolate NY chromosome 8, Ai_NY, whole genome shotgun sequence harbors:
- the LOC138329131 gene encoding uncharacterized protein yields the protein MANVPPPQAYTGSTPNDSHYYYSDSSSWTKDFLVTRDPVFVNKAVVNGEYIGRQPHTYIYLAIAVTVLNPLLGPFAIMFSVMSSRSYDDGDIKSANKWANYAFMMAMMTIGISVIVYIAIGFSLSGLGTKGGHTP from the exons ATGGCGAATGTACCACCCCCTCAGGCCTACACTGGCTCGACACCTAACGACAGTCATTACTACTACAGCGACAGTTCCTCATGGACAAAGGACTTCCTCGTCACACGAGATCCGGTGTTTGTAAATAAAGCCGTTGTGAATGGCGAGTACATCGGAAGGCAGCCACACACCTATATCTACCTCGCGATAGCTGTCACTGTCCTCAACCCTCTCCTTGGACCCTTCGCAATCATGTTTTcag TGATGTCTTCACGGTCGTATGACGATGGCGATATCAAGTCAGCAAACAAGTGGGCGAATTATGCATTCATGATGGCCATGATGACGATAGGGATTTCTGTCATTGTGTATATTGCTATAGGATTCTCATTAAGTGGTTTAGGGACAAAGGGAGGTCACACCCCTTGA